The DNA window GACGTAGGagggaagaaaaacagaaaaaagtcagGCTGTGACAGAAACcaggtaaaaagaaagaagctaATGAAGAGAAAAGACATTCTGCATTAACAAAGAAGCAAGCAAGCAGAGAGatgtaaaacaagaaaaagaaggatAAAAAGCACCATCACACTTTCATACATACACACTCATTCACAACCAGCAGCCCAACCACGATGAATAAAAAGGATGAGAAGAAGGATTGTTGCAGACAAGGCAAAGGGCATTGACCTTTGTTACCTCTGTGAGGGGCCTCGGTCGGCGCTCGATGCTGAACTCTGTGTGGCAAAGCTCACAATAGCTGGTGTTGGAGGACGACAGCCACTTCTCTAAGCAGCTCTTGTGCACTGTACCCAAAGTGCCTGTGCAGTCACATGGAGACAGGAGACCCTCGCTGCTGCCTCCTTCATGGCAAATACGGCAAATGGGACCATCACTGAGATAAAAAATatacagacatttttttaaatggcaggGATTGTCTGcatgaaacacagcaaaaatgtTTTACCATTCTATCCCAAAGAGAATAATGACAATATTCACTGGGTGTGTAGTgaagaaaagtggaaaaaaaaaaccacaagcaAAATGGAGAAGCTCGTTGTCTGAATTAGTGTTAATACAAGGCATAATCACAAGTTTAGCAACTTctttcatttaaagaaaaaaaaattaatatttttcctATCTCTGGAGAAGCTGCCATCACTGGCAGTGACACACAGCAGTGTTCAGTTTAAGAGGTAGCAACGTACTACTTTACTTTTCAAGGAAACAAGAACACAAGCACAAACTGCCTGAACTGAGCCTGAAAGATTCAAAGTGTATGCAGAAAATGCAAAGCAGTCGGCTTAGTGCTGCAGTTGATAACTACAGAGACTCCAATGCGCATTTAAGCTTTTTCTGCAGGTGAGAGAGCGTTTCGTGAGGACTGCTTTTCAATCAGGAGATCATGTTGCAGATTTGATACAGACAACACAATCCCATTCAAAGTTTACCTGTGGAACATCTTACAGCAATAACAGTAATATTCTTAAAGTACCTTTGTGCACTCATTGGTTTGAGCACAGAGGACAGCAACCGTCCATCTATGGCTGTGACCTGGGTGACGTAGAGCGCCTGGCACCCGTCACCGCCCGCTTCCTCCACGCTCTTCcacaggcctgtgctgctggcacAGTCACACAGAGAGCCGGGGAGGTGGCAGCACCCGCCGGTCGTCATTGTTACAGGGTCCATTCGCTGGCAGCACGGATGGACTGGAGGGTTTGAAGGGTTGGAGGTGAGGGGAGGCTGGGGGAGTGCCAGGCACAAACTGCTCCTGTTTTTCTCTAGTGGCTCTGCAgtgaaacagacacacacagacaatgcattatagtttttaaaaaatgtctgtgGTGGAGAGATAGCAAGTAATTTTACTCCAACTTAATATACTAGAGAAACCCAATTTTACTCTGCAAATGCTCAAACTAAATAAATGGATCAAGGAGACAAGTTTGAGTGATGTTTTAAGTAAGTTTTTTTTGCGTGCTACATTGTGCACTTGTCCATTAATACTTTAGTGTCCAGATTAGGCTTGTCGGAGGGAAGTTCTGGGTTTGGAGAAGGAACTTATGGAAATCAGCTACAGTACAATGCCTGCACTATCATGACAAGTCATTTTATGTTTGCTATATTATGCTTACAGTCCATCTGTTTTTATTGACCTTCATGTTCATGACTAGCAAACAACATGGTAATACAGTTTTGCAATAACCCAACTCACCACTTCCCTCTTAATGTTTCTAGCACTGTCAGGGAAGTCGGTGACTGGGTTACTAACCAGATAACTGATCAAACAGACACTGACGTATagcattttttatatataaaaatgtgataGTAGACCAGAGTTTGTTCGTCATTTGGCTCACCGCAGTACTGTGACAGAGTTACTTAAATGTCTGTAGTCTGTTTCACAAATGATTAATTTCCTTCCACGTGGGAACGGCTAAAATTATCCAGAAAAGACGTTCCGTCTTTTAGAAGAAAGCTGTCCGTTTGGAGGTGGGCCAGTTTGCCCAAAAGCAGCTGCTAATCCATTATAAAACCAAGTGTGAGGTCAGTGACAGTGAGTGTGATGTGCAGCAGCCTGATAAACAGTTGTGTTAACCCAGATAACCCttaagaacatttttttcttgctgtctCAAAAATGTATCCTATTCTGTACAAATTAATTAGAACACAATAAGCAAAATTTAAATACACTGATTACAAGcaataaaataagaaacaaTAATTTCAAAGTAGCATGTCTGATATATATGGAACTTTAATGGGGATTTGGGGGGAATATTCACTGAAAATACTTATCAACTTACTTTTAAAGAACTACTGAGCTAATAGTCTATTGTTTATGTGGGTTAACACTGGGCTAGTGCTGATAATAAAACCTCTTTAGCACTGTACAAACCCTTGGTAAACTACAGCATTTATACGCAAAACCAGTATACTCTTCCATGTCCAACACTTGTTTTTCAAGAGGAGATTTGACATGACAGCCAGTGCAgaaatgtttgtgtctgtttatgAGATTTTGCTGTTCAATCTCCCTGTGATTAAAACAAGAATTTAGACAACATCTGGCAACGAATGCTGTTTCTAACCCTCGCAACTGAGAAAAGATGATTCAACTTAAGTCAAGCATCTCACTGTTTAAATAGAAGTTAGACAACAAAGCCCTTTTATGATTATTTATAGCTCATTTTAGTTGAGTCACACTCTTATGCACTTTGATTTGTTAAATCCTGAATTAACAGAGCCAGATGATGAACAGCTTTATGAACCCGAAGAGCTGTTATCCCATTCTGATTCATGTTTCCCCTATTGCTGCTTGGTGTTATTGTTTATGCATACGGAGATTGGGGGGTACGTCAGGGGTGATTAAGAGGTACAATCCCTGACCTAAATAAACAAAGAGGTAACCCCCAAATTAAGGCAACCGCTGATTCTATTAAGCTATTGTTTTCCGAGTCTTTTAAATATCAGCTGTGTGTATGGATTCGTCAGCTGGGGAACATCAATACAGGGATTTTGTCAAGATCAAACAAAAATTACACGTTGAATGAATGATTAATGATGGGTTTCTTACAATGATAAGCCCTCATACATTAATATGCAGTTAGCTTTCGAACTGGGACATTTTCCTTCACTGTGGCTCTGTTACAGGAACTAACCGCTGCAGACAGATGTGGGAATTTGAACCAGACTATTGTCTGGATCAGAGTTGAATTATGATACTGTACAACTGCGCGGCAACTCAAATTAGCTGTGTGTATCTCTGCTGTTCTTTACACACACGAATAACTACTATCCGACTTCGTCACAGTGAAAATGTCGTTATAAAGAAGCATTTTCTAATCAGTTTCACTTTCACGGCAGCTGTGTTGTTTGCTAGCTGTCAGCGAAGTGCTAGCCGTCCGCCTGGTggaaaaaagcaacaaataaaAGCTAACAGCTACTCACCCgtgacttcttcttcttctctttcttcttggTGATCTTTTAGTCCTGTTGTCCGAAAAAGCTCGCATTTCCTTCTCTATTCATGTTTAATAACTATGTATGAGTGAACAACACAGGCGGCTAACGATGAAGGCTGCTCAGTGTAGGGCTACACCAGCTAGCAGTTCTCAACTGATAACAGTCAGGCCAGGCTTCCGCTTTCCCTGGGCTTTAAATACAACCCAGcgggtcatcatcatcatcagctgccTGCGTCTGCGGTGAAGAAACAGGGCGTCTCAGAGCACAAACAAATCCCGAAGACGGCTATAAATGTGGCCGCAAACAGCAGCGTGCCAAAGGGAGGGGCcccaacaggaaacatgacagGCTCAAAGAGACCGGAACACTTCACAATTCAACACAATTCAAAACCATTTACCCACACTGTTTAACACATctgcatttttaaatcagtttttatttcactttaagtTTTGTTTCGCTTCAGTCAGTGACATAGTGGCTTTCCTCTGTTTAGTTTATAACAGTTTAAACGGCCTCATTTATGTTTGAACTTTAGCTGTGAGCAGAATGTGAAGAAACATCCACTGTGACTTCTCTCTCTCTAAACATCTATGTACTGTGTTGAAGAGATCTGTACTAAAGTTGGGCCTGGCTGTACTTTAGTGTAATACCAGTTTGTACCACGAGATGGTGCAGCGAGAAAATGTAACCTTAAACATGCAAATAATTAAATCACATCATTTATGATACTGCGCAAAAATCTCGATTcgcccttcatttctttatgtttgctTCCATAAAGTCAAATTGAAAACTGTTAAAGTGATCTTGAGCAACtcttatttttccttttctctacCTTGCACCCATTTTCAGAAGAGTGTTTTTTGCTAGGTGAACTGCTTACAACTGACCTATATAACATTCAcgcataaaaaaaaatgctttaaactcaagggatgaaccagtgtcaTGTCTATACGTAACATGACAACTtagcaaataaataattttaagttTATGTTGAGACACGTTGTTACTAAGAGTCTATTTAAAGCTCTTAGTAACAACTAAGATTCTATTTTAATCTACAAAAAGTCCCAAAGATACCAATTTGACAGATATAAAATAGTATTTATGCAACAAGAAGGTGATCCTCAAAGTTCTATTAGCCAAAAAATTAGCACATCTCAGTACTGTACGTACTGAACCTTGAACtttttgaggaaactggacaagtggagaacAGAAAAATGTCACAAAGGTAATAGATGTATGCACTTAGAAAAACAGTGTCAGAATTTGATAGACTGTGGCCTGTAGAACTATGTCTGAAGACTACTTAATTAAAGAAactacaagaaagcttgcctcaGAGTTCACACTGTGTTGAAGAACGAAGGTGGCCAATTAATGACTCTGAAGCTCATTGGATGCTTTCTTTCTTTAGCCtagtattttcatttaaaatatatttttcccaCCTAAAATTACATACATCCCACCAAATTGCATAGTGATTCAACACATGGTGGTTTATAATAGCCACAACTATTAATAGACTATGGTTACATATGTTAGTTTAAAGACAAAGTCATTAACCCACGCAGGAGTAGAACAAATTCATGATCATAGTATCTGTTTGGATCAATGACTGTATAATAGAGGTGCAATGGCCAAGTGAGTCACCTTATTTAAAATCCAACAGCTTTTACACCAGTAACACCCACAGATGCACCTGAAAACCCTAGGTGCTTTTCAAAAAGTTGACCTATGTACTTGAGGTCAAGGTCATTGAGATTCCAATTTGTCTGAGATTTTTATCAGATGTACTCATAGGATGAATTTGAAAACCTTATGTCATCTCGCTCGAGTTATAATGCTCACAAACCTTGTCGTCAACGCCACCTGCCACCAGCTTTCTCATAGTAGTGTATTCTCAGAATTGGCActtcttgttttaaatgtgctttgtaAACAGAAAGGCCTGCCCTGAATGTGCACTGAGATGTTACATGTAGTAAACCATCCTAATTTTATCGCTTTAACCTTATACATTTCTAATAATTTTGAATACAACCTAAAAAAGTAGGTTTTAGTTATGATTCAGTATTTTCTGGTGTAATGCAAAAGTAGGAAAAAAGATTATATCTGCTCAGATTAAATTCACATTTAAGGAAATGTATGAGATGCTTTCTCATGAACACCTAATGCATGACAGCACCTCAACCAGATGGGTgggaatatttttttccacccaAGTATGAAAACAAAATTTGCATTTCTGATTTTCACTTccattttttcaagtaaaacCCATTAATGTTGCTGAAGTGAAAGCAGTATGTGGggagtatttatttattggttttCCACAGATAATGTTCTGAGTTTACAAACTTTTATCAATTCCTGTTCAACAGTTAGGATTAATGACAGCAATGGCTCATTCAGTACAGAAATGTTACAATTTCAActtcatttttccttttctgtcagCATTGTTTTCCTTACAGGTAGCAAAATGCTACCTGATGAAAATTTTATGCCATTTTGAAATATAAGGTTCCACTGAAATAACTGGACTCTAGTGCAAAAACCCCCCAATCTAATTCTGAAATTAAAGTTTGACATCATGCACCACAACTTATAACAATGCATCTCCTGTGGACCGTTACACATTTGTTGCAAATAGCCTGGACCTTTTAGCAATCACCTGCAATCGTAACATCCTTGAACACGGTGAAATGAGCTTCCCCAAAACTGATTCTGAATGTTTCCTTTGGTATGTTTGTGTACAAAACTAAAattcacccacacacacacacacacacacacacacacacacacacacacacacacacacacacacacacacacacacacacaaacaaacaaaaatgtgtcATGTGTTTCATGCTTGCCTATAATGAGTCAGTCATTCATAGCCAGTCTGGTCCCCAGCTCATGCTAATTTCATGCCAGAGTGGGCACACAGCGCAAAAGaggaaaattaaaattaaagaggCAACCAGAAACTCTTGACAGACCACACATCAGCACTCCAAACGAACCTTCCTCTCATCTCCTCTTCTGCACCCACATTGCAAGACAGGCAGAATCAGGTCAGCCCGACATGAAAATGAGACTCCACTATAGCAGATTAGGCTGAGAAAAGGAACCGAGTAAAAATACCTCTGAGCACTCATAAACAGGCCTACCGATCCCTCACCACTCCTTCAGCAGGAGTGGGTCAATAGGATCATCATCTAGTGAATTAAAAAGAGATTGTAGTTAACAGCTTAACAATTGTCTTTCTTCTCAGTCTTTGTATTTTAGACAAGTTGTTTTGACACAGGACTCAGACAAACAAGGAAGAAAACAGCATAAAGGAATGTCAAATCTAAGAGTCTCTGTGTCAAACACTTCTGAACCCATGAGGGTAAGATGACAGCATCTGACAGTAGAAGGGAAAAGAGAAAACTCTGACACAAAGTCaaccagaaaaagaaaaaaggagggtCACAGGCTTTGACAGCAGGGGAGTTTGTTGCCCCTCTGCCCATCCATGGTTGGGGGGACACTTATGTCCACTACATTGTTGCCTGGAGAATCTTCGTGTGCAGATCTGTCTGATATTTGCTTCTGAGATACGATACGGTAGATTTCtaggaaagaaaacaatggcatAAGAGGAGGTCTAAAAGTAGAGTACCTGGATGATTACTGAGTTGAgttcacactttttattttttacctgtGAGAATGCTCTTGAATGCTTCTTCTACGTTAGTGGAGTCCAAGGCTGAAGTTTCAATAAATGAAAGAGTGTTCTTTtctaaggttaaaaaaaagaaagaaaaaggatttttattttacagcaaTTGAACTGAATGTTAAGGAGTTACTTTGACTGCTCCAAAGCAATACAAAGAACACTCAAAAATCCACCTGCAAATGCTCGGGCCTCATCAGTGGGCACGGCCCTGAGATGTCGAAGGTCGCTCTTGTTTCCAACCAGCATGATGACGATGTTGTTGTCAGCGTGGTCCCTCAGCTCCTTCAACCAGCGGTCCACATTCTCGTATGTCAGGTGCTTCGCAATATCATAAACTAGGAGAGCCCCGACTGCGCCCCGATAATACCTGATGAAGATAGAGGCCATAAAGCCATCATTATCAACTAACTTTTTAACATTAACATGGTTTAATATTAGTTTAAACCATAAATAGAAATTACAAgccaaatgtattttcttttacacTTGTTTTGATTATAATTGGTGACTAATAACAGTTTCATATAAAGACACTAAGGTTCACAATCATTTCCATCCCCACAGAAATAAGGAGGACACACaaacaatacaaagaaaacagaacggGACCCAATGATCCAATGGAGCAATGGCTTGCTGCTTTTGCTGAAAAGAATAGTGCCACCAATCTGACACCACAAGACTCCAGCATTTCCAGCAGGATTTCTTGTATTGCATTTTATACCTTGTACTATTTTCACAactttttatacatataaatgtaaggggtgtattaaaaaaaaatcatttattttttgctttgtcagTATCGTTTAtgtacatatgtatgtatatttattttccgtatttatatttttggagcttttattttgtttgtgtgacctcTGACTTCCTACGAAGTCACTTCGCTATTCTCCTCAGTCACCTAGAGGCCCTGCTGAAGAGAGGTGAGTGTACGCTAGTGTTCCCGGTTACAGAGTGATTAAACACAGTTAAAGTAAACAAAAGTGATTCAAGGATTGCTTGTTCCCTTTATGCATTTTGTCTCACGGTTTTGTTGGATGTTTTAGTGTTAACTGTTATTTCCCTGTCGAGTACAGCACTTTATTGTAACATGCTAATTTGCCGATCCCAGGTTAGGGCACAGGAGCATGCAGGTGATTTCTCATGTGGTCCGCTATTCTTCTCTCTCCCATAAAACTGTGCATGCAGAAGCCCAGTCAAATTTGCTGTACtgagttgtttttattttgaacagGTATGTGAgctccctctttttatttttgtgtcatgTATATTGGTTATATATTTTGTTGGTTTGTAATTCTTTTTGTAATTCACGTTCACTGTTTCAGCCTattgttaaatatatataactaaaaaatatataaaattaccACTGGTGAATGGGGTCTCCCTAAGCATAATTTTGTTAACGAGGAAATTGTTACTAAATGGTCACGATGCAGTGCATTTTAAATAtatcaataaaaatatataccaAATTGAGTATTTTAGTAGCTCAATTTGTTGATGAAATTTGTTATTATGTCACACCTCAGTCGCCTAGAGGCCCTGCTAAGGAGAGGTGTGCATGCAGAAGCCCAGTCAAATGAAGTTGCTGTACTgagttgttttcattttgaacaGTTTTGGGAGAATAAACCTGCCCCAGCTGGCAAAGCGAGAGTTGACTCCTCTCATCATTCACACAACACAATGTAGAGAACAAGGCAATCAGAGTTTCAGGCCAGACCAACTACATAAACAGCTGTTACAAAATGGTTCCTCTTGGGTGATTAATTCCTCCTGATAACAAAAGGAATTTG is part of the Pelmatolapia mariae isolate MD_Pm_ZW linkage group LG23, Pm_UMD_F_2, whole genome shotgun sequence genome and encodes:
- the marchf2 gene encoding E3 ubiquitin-protein ligase MARCHF2 isoform X1, encoding MDPVTMTTGGCCHLPGSLCDCASSTGLWKSVEEAGGDGCQALYVTQVTAIDGRLLSSVLKPMSAQSDGPICRICHEGGSSEGLLSPCDCTGTLGTVHKSCLEKWLSSSNTSYCELCHTEFSIERRPRPLTEVTKWLRDPGPRNEKRTLFCDMVCFLFITPLAAISGWLCLRGAQDHLQLRSWLQAVGLIALTIALFTIYVLWTLVSFRYHCQLYSEWRRTNQKVRLLIPEAKESNSSQHSLLSNKLMKKSASESIV
- the marchf2 gene encoding E3 ubiquitin-protein ligase MARCHF2 isoform X2 — translated: MDPVTMTTGGCCHLPGSLCDCASSTGLWKSVEEAGGDGCQALYVTQVTAIDGRLLSSVLKPMSAQSDGPICRICHEGGSSEGLLSPCDCTGTLGTVHKSCLEKWLSSSNTSYCELCHTEFSIERRPRPLTEWLRDPGPRNEKRTLFCDMVCFLFITPLAAISGWLCLRGAQDHLQLRSWLQAVGLIALTIALFTIYVLWTLVSFRYHCQLYSEWRRTNQKVRLLIPEAKESNSSQHSLLSNKLMKKSASESIV
- the LOC134620501 gene encoding ras-related protein Rab-11B-like codes for the protein MGARDDEYDYLFKVVLIGDSGVGKSNLLSRFTRNEFNLESKSTIGVEFATRSIQVDGKTIKAQIWDTAGQERYRAITSAYYRGAVGALLVYDIAKHLTYENVDRWLKELRDHADNNIVIMLVGNKSDLRHLRAVPTDEARAFAEKNTLSFIETSALDSTNVEEAFKSILTEIYRIVSQKQISDRSAHEDSPGNNVVDISVPPTMDGQRGNKLPCCQSL